GGCTCCCCCACTATTCCAAAGCTGATTTCTCCCAATTCTCTCAGGATACTTTTGATTCCTCCCGGCCCAGAAATTTCCTCTTCGGCCGTAGCCGCCAGAATCAGATTGTACTTCAGGTCCTTTTGCGTATAAAAATACATGAAGGTCATGATCAGTGACACCAGTGCTCCTCCAGCATCATTGCTCCCAAGTCCAAAAAGCTTTCCATCCTCCTCAGAGGGATAAAAAGGGTCTCTTGTGTATCCGGCGTTGGGTTTGACGGTATCGTGGTGCGAGTTCAGTAATACCGTAGGTTTCGAATCATCAAAATCCTGATTTTTCACCCATACGTTATTGCCCTTTCTTTCTGTAGGGACTTCCTGCTCCTCGAAATATCCTTGAATCAGATCAGCCGTTTTGTCCTCCTCCCTGCTAATGCTCTGTGTAGAAATGAGCTGCTTAAGCAAGTCCACAGCCTCACTATGGAGCTGATCCGTGTTATATTTGAAGGAGGCTGCCATGGTTTGAGTTTATTTGATCGTATTTACAGATTCTCACACCCTTCACTCCGCTGTGCAGAGCTTTGAATGAATTCTCTAATTTAGGAATCATCCCGCTATGAATAGCGCCGGATTCTTTCATTTCGATAAAAAAAGATTCTTTAAATGGATTGATCAAAGACTCAGGATCGTTCACATCGGCCAGCACCCCATCCAGTTCAAAAGTGAGGGCCAGGTTGACTTCAAAAAACTCCGCCATGGCCAGTGCAATGGTGCCGGCAATGGTATCTGCATTGGTATTGAGAATGTGCCCGGCGCCATCGTGGGTTAGCGGTGCAATTACCGGCACACCTCCGACTTCAATCATCTTGGTAAGAAAGTCTGCATTAACTTCCACGGGATCACCCACCCAACCATAATCCACTCCATTGGTAACGGGCCGCTTGACCGACCTGATGATCGATCCGTCTGCTCCTGTCAGCCCAATGGCATTGACTCCCAAACTTTGGAGTTTGGCGGTCATTTGCTTATTTACAAGACCTCCATACACCATGGTCACCAAATCTACGGTGGCATCGTCCGTCACGCGACGGCCTTCCACCATTATGGCTTCCATGCCCAGTCGCTCACCTATTTCGGTCGCTATTCTTCCTCCCCCATGCACGAGTATCTTGGGACCTTTGAGTGCTACGAATCCGTCCAAAAAAGCCTTTTGCTTTTCAGGATCTTCGATCACCGCGCCGCCTATTTTGATGACATTGAGTGGTTGTTTCATATTCTATAGATTTTCCAACATTTCTTTGAGGACAGCCTGTGCGCTAAACACTCGATTGGCCGCCTGGTGGATCACGATGGCACTTTTAGAATCGAGCACCTCATCGGCAATCACCACATTTCTTCGCACAGGCAGGCAGTGCATTACCCGCGCATGATTCGTATTGGCCAACTTGGACTGATCAATCATCCATTTAGGATAATTGCCCACCTCGCCGTAGTTCTTATAAGATGACCAGTTTTTGACATACACAAAATCTGCACCCTCAAAAGCCTCTTCCTGATCATAATAGATTTTGGCTCCCTTTGTAAACTGATCTGACAATTCAAATCCCTTGGGTTGCACAATAGAAAAATCAACATCAGCGTGAGTCATCCACTGCGAAAAGGAGTTGGACACCGCCTGAGGCAAGGCATTGATGTGCGGAGCCCATGACAAAACCACCTTCGGTTTAGGTGACTTTTTGAACTCAGAAATAGTCACCAAATCAGCAAAAGACTGTAAAGGATGCAGTGTGGCCGACTCCAGGCTAATAATAGGCACGCCGGAATGCTGGATAAATGCCTTTATGATCTTCTCGCTATAGTCAGCCTTCCGGTCTCGCAATGCCGGAAAGGAACGCACTCCCAGAATATCACAATACTGTCCCAACACAGCGGCCGCTTCACGAATGTGCTCAGCCTTGCCACCGTCCATGACCACTCCATCTTCTATTTCTATCTGCCACGAATCCTGGGTCACATTCATCACCATGGTGTTCATCCCCAGATTGGCAGCCGCTTTCTGAGTACTCATTCTGGTCCTCAGGCTGGAGTTGAAAAACAAGAGCCCTAGTGTTTTGTTTTCTCCCAGATGCTTATGCGCAAAGGGGGATTTCTTCAGAGCAAGTGCTTTTTGCACAAACCCATCGAGATCTTTTACATCATTTACAGAAGTAAAATGTCGCATGCTATTTAATGTTTTTGATTTTTTCGTAAGACACCATTAAGCCTTTTATCAAAGCAGAGCTCAGCCCCTGGTGTTCCATTTCATTCAGTCCGGCGATGGTGCAGCCTTCCGGCGTGGTTACCTTATCAATCTCCACCTCGGGGTGCTGACCATTTTCCAATATCAGGGATGCAGCGCCTTTGGCGGTCTGCACAGCGATCATCTGTGCATCTTCAGAATGAAAACCCATCTGCACACCACCCTGAGTAGCAGCACGAAGGTAACGCATAAAAAAGGCAATGCCACTCGCACCAAGTACCGTAGCAGCCTGCATCAGCTTCTCCTCTATGATGAGGGTCTTTCCAAGCGCATTAAAAATCTTCTGCACAGCCAACGCATCGTCCTTGCTATCCTCAGAGCAAATACACGTCATAGACTCGCCTATGGCAATGGCTGTATTGGGCATAGCCCGAACCACCGGCACTTCCAATTTCAAATGACTCTTGATCTCCGCAATAGAAACCCCGGTGATGACCGAAACCAAAAGATGATCTTTGGTCAGTCCCGGATTGATCTGCTCCAGAAGTCTGGGCAACTGCTTGGGCTGAACACACAGCAAAACCATCTTGGCTTGCTTGACTGCTTCCAGGTTGTTACTGGACACCTGAAACCCCTTAGCCTTCAGATAGCCCACATGATCGAGGTTACGACGTGTTAAACATATCTGCCCAGCCTCCTTTAGTTGCTCCTCCACTATTCCCTGAGCGATGGCAATCCCCAGATTACCTGCCCCTAGTATGGCAATATTGCTATCCGTTAATTCCATTTTTTTTTAAAATCCGGTTGGTTTAAGATTGAGGCCTGCGGTTTCTTCCAGCCCAAAAATCAGATTCATATTTTGAACAGCCTGGCCAGAGGCACCTTTGAGCAGGTTATCGATCATCGAAATCGCCAAAAGCTTGTTGCCTTCCTTCTTCAGATAAACCACTGCCTTGTTGGTATTCACCACCATTTTCAGGTCAGGGTTTCTATTGGTCACATGGGTGAACGGCTGATCCTTATAAAATGCCTCATAAAGGGCGTAAGCTTCAGCCTCGGAGGCATCCGTTTCAAAATAAGACGTGGCAATTATTCCTCTTGTGAAATTACCTCGAAAAGGGATAAAGTTCACCACATGACTCTTCCCTGCCAATTGTGTCAGGCTCTCACCGATCTCATCCAAATGCTGATGGGTGAAGGCCTTGTAGACACTCATGTTTTGATTTCTCCAGGAGAAATGAGAGGTAGGTGACAAAGACTGCCCGGCACCTGTAGAGCCGGTGATCCCTGTGGTATGAATTTCAGATTGGATTATTCCAGCTTGAGCCGCAGGCAAAAGCCCCACTTGAATACAGGTAGCAAAGCAACCGGGATTAGCGATCATGGTTGCCTTTGGGATTGCCGGCCCATTAAGTTCCGGAAGGCCATAGACAAAACCGTCAGCATCATCCTTTAGTCTGAAATCATTACTCAAGTCAATAATTTTGACCGTATCAGGGGCTGGATTGCCCGCTAGAAACACCCTCGACTCTCCGTGGCCTTTGCACAAAAAGAGCACGTCAAGGTTTCGATAGTCCAAATGGGCACTGAAAACCAGATTGGTGTCCCCAATCAGATCTGTATGTATTTCGGTGACCTTTTTCGCGACCTGGCTCTCACTTTGAGCGCAGACCACCTCCGCATTTGGGTGATGAACTAATAATCTCATCAGCTCACCGGCCGTATAGCCGGCTGCTCCATAAATTCCTACTCTGATTTTACTCATCCGTCTGGTGGACTTTGTGATAGATCATGTTTTGGTTTCCGAAGATCTTAGAAAAACCCTTCACATCTTCTCCTGACCATGAATTATTCATTTCTCCATACTTACCAAAACTGGATTGCATCAGGTCATGCTCAGAGGTAATACCGACTACATAGAACCGATAAGGTGCCAGGTGCACCTTCACTGTTCCGGTCACGTACTTCTGGGTACTGTCGTAAAACGATTCGATATCACGCATGACAGGATCAAGATAGTGTCCTTCATGCAGCAGGTTGCCATAAGTCAATGACAACTGATCCTTCATCAAAAGCTGGTTTTTAGTCAATACGTGTTTCTCGAGCGTATGGTGTGCCTTAATAAGGATGACCGGGGCGGCAGCTTCAAAGCCTACTCTCCCCTTGATGCCGATGATGGTATCCCCTACGTGGACATCCCTCCCCAGCGCATAGGCGCTTGCGATGGTATTGAGCTGTTCAATACATTGCACCGGCGTAAGGGACTTGCCGTTCAGACCAACAGGTTCTCCTCCTTCAAAAGAAATCTCCACCACTTCTTCACCAGTCTTTTTCAACTGACTCGGGAAAGCTGCTTCCGCAAGAAACTGATCGGAGGTTAAAGTCTCCTTGCCGCCAACAGACGTACCCCAAAGACCCTGATTCACCGAATACAAGGACTTTTCCCAGTTGCCACTCACTCCGTGATCAATCAGATATTGTATTTCCTCTTCTCTCGAAAGTCGTTTATCACGGATCGGGGTAATGATCTCCTTTTCAGGACACAGGATATTGAAGATCATATCAAAACGTACCTGATCATTACCAGCTCCGGTGCTTCCATGAGCAATGGCATCCACTCCCAGCCTAATGGCCTCCTTGGCAATGGCGGTAGCCTGAAAAACCCGCTCAGCACTCACTGACAATGGGTATGTGTTATTCTTCAACACATTTCCTGCAATGAGGTATTTGATGGCCTTTTGATAAAACTCTTCGGTTACGTCCACATTGGAATGAGATTCACTCCCCAATGATCTGGAGCGTTCCTCCAGCTTATCCAACTCTTCTTTTGTAAATCCACCGGTATTGACGGTGACAGTGTATACTTGGTATCCCAGTTCTTTGAGGTAGAGTGAGCAATAAGTAGTGTCCAATCCACCACTAAAAGCCAACAATACCTTTTTCTGATCACTCATTTAATCTGTACTTTTTGTTTCCACATCATTAATTTCTCCTGCACCTTTTTACTGCGCTGCTTCCATTTACGCTTTTTCTCCTCAGGATCGTAGAGCATACCTGTGCACAGGCAGTGCTGATGATTTTTCCGGGTGAGAATATCATAGTTCACACAGCTGCTACAGCCTTTCCAGAACGCTTCATCGTCGGTCAGCTCAGAAAAAGCAACCGGTCGGTAACCGAGATCCGAATTGATTTTCATGACAGCCATGCTGGTAGTGAGGCCGAACAGCTTGGCATCCGGGTATTTTTCTCTGGAAAGTTTGAAGGCCCTTGCCTTGATGGCCTGAGCCAGCCCATTATTCCTATAATCAGGATTGACAATGAGCCCAGAATTGGCCACATATTTTCCATGGCCCCATGTTTCAATGTAGCAAAAACCAGCAAGCTTACCCGATTTGGTCAGGGCAATTACCGACTTACCATCAGCCAGCTTTCCCTGAACATACTCAGTAGATCTTCTGGCTATGCCAGTACCTCTTTTTTCGGCACTGTCAGCAATCATATCGCAGATTTGCTCAGCGTAATGTATATGTGATGCATCGGCGACCGATACAACAAATTTGTCCATTTTAATAAAGAATAGGTGAATAAAGAATTTTAGCGAGGGGCAGGTCACTGCGTAAGTGTCCTATATAAACATATCAGGCAGAGCGCCTGGGAGACATTAGCCTCGGGGTAGAGTAAGACGATATGTGTATATAAGTTTTCAACTCGTATCTAATTCTTAAGACAAAATTATCAACTATTAATAACCAATAGCAAGCTTAAAAGGAGTTATTTTTATTTTAATCACCAAATATTTTATGGCTTTCTTTTGATTGCACCAGATACTCCACCTGACACAATGTACTTCATAAGCTCAGTATTGCTGCCTTCAAGGGTCATTAGTCTCGACTTATCCACGATGAAAACATTGCCGGAAAAGTTATACGAATGTGGTAGGTAAACGGTTACCATTCCGGGCAGGCCAATTTCAGATAAATCTTTCTGGGTGATGAAGCCAGGCTTATAGAGCATGCCATGCTCGTCAAAAGGGACCAACACAGGCGTATCAAATTTCTTTTTGTCCCCCACGAAAGCCGTCACCAGATCATTAATAGCCGTGTAGAGAAAGCTCACAATCGGTATTTTCTTCAGGATATCATTGAACAGGTCAAAAAATGGCTTAGCAAAAAGTGTATTGGCGAGGTAGCCGATAAAGGCTGTTACAAATAGCACCGTGATCATGCCCAGTCCAGGAATACTGATGGGAAGCAAACTATCAGTCCACTTCACCATCTCTACGATGATGTAAACGGTCAAGCTAACTGGCGTAACCAGCAACAAGCCTCTCAGGAAATACCTTAGTAATGATTGAATGTACATAGCTGCTTTTTAGGGATGAAGTTAAAACAAAAAAGGCTTTGTCGCATTCGACAAAGCCCTTTGAATTTCTTAAATGAATCTCTTAAAGTGCGATACCAATGAACGACTTGAAGGCCAATCCCATCAAACCAGTGATGAGCATCGTGATTCCCAAACCTTTCAATCCATCGGGCACACTTGAATATTTCAACTTTTCGCGAATGGCTGCCAATGCAATAATGGCCAAAAACCAACCTAGCCCTGAACCAAAACCGTAGGCAGTGGCCTGAGCGATGGTGTAATCTCTCTGTACCATAAACAACGAAGCTCCAAGAATGGCGCAGTTTACAGCGATCAACGGAAGGAAAATACCCAGTGATCCGTAAAGCGATGGAGAAAACTTCTCGATTACCATTTCTACCAACTGTACCATAGAGGCGATTACAGCGATAAACATGATGAACTGAAGGAATGTCAAATCCACCGTAGCAAAATCAGAACCCAACCAGGCTAAAGCACCTTCCTTGAGGACATATTCTTGCAAAAGCCAGTTAACAGGAACTGTAATCGTCAAAACAAAAATCACAGCCAATCCAAGACCAAAGGCCGTAGAAACTTTCTTAGAAACTGCCAGAAATGAACACATGCCCAAAAAGTAGGCAAAGATCATGTTGTCAATGAAAGTGGCTTTGAGTGCTATATTAAAAATTTCCATGATGTCTTTTAGCTTAGTGTTCTACGTAACCTGTTTTTGATCTCTGGACCCAAATAAGAATTCCCAATACCATAAAGGCGCCTATGGAATCCACCATGAGACCATTTGTTGGGAAATTTGGAAGTCCAATCGCCTCAAACACTTTAAAATCGAAGATCGAACCTGATCCAAAGAGTTCCCTGAAGAAGGCTACTACCAGGATGATCCAGGCATAACCAAATCCACTTCCCAAACCATCCAGAATAGAATCATAAGGTTTGTTGGCCATGGCAAATGCTTCCAACCTACCCATCACGATACAGTTGGTGATAATCAGTCCAACAAAGGCTCCGAGTACCTTATACATATCAAAATAATAAGCTTTCAGTACCTCACTCACCAAAGTTACGAGCGTCGCAATGATCGCCAGCTGAACTATGATCCTGACCCGCCCGGGAATCAGGTTTCTCATAAGTGATATGATCAGGTTAGAAAAAACTATAACAGATACCACTGCGATAGACATCACCAATGTGGGTTCCATTTTGATGGTAATGGCCAGGGCTGAACAAATACCCAATACCTGAATGGTGATCGGATTATCTTCGTTCAAGGGATCCGACACAATTCGTCTTCTTCTTTTTGAAAAAAGCGCTTCGGCAGGCTGTTTTACTTCCTCTTTTACTTCTGGTGCTTCTAATGCTTCAGTACTCATAATTTGAGTTATTTGAAAATTAATTAACTGCTACGCTACTTCCGTTAGCCTTTACTTTTTTAATATATCCCTGATAACAAGTGAGGTAATTAACCATCATCTCATTTACACCCTTCCCGGTTAAAGTGGCTCCGGACATTCCATCCACCTCATGAGCAGTGAGGTTAGGATTACCCTCCCCCTTCACCATTTTGACAGAAACCAGTTCATCATTATCATTATAAAGTTCCTTCCCTTCGAAACGCTCTTGCACTACATCACTTGTGATTCTGGCGCCAAGTCCGGGAGTTTCCTGCTTATGATCAAAGGCCACACCACGGATGGTGTTCAAGTCGCTACCCACAGCCAGATAACCGGAAATCCAATCCCAGAGCCCTGAGCCAAACATCGGAAAGATGTACGCCTCTACTTTGGATGGATCCTGATCGTTCATGAACTTAAACACGGGATATAAACGATCCTCTGCCGCTAAGCGATAGTTCTTCTGAATGCTCACCTTTTCTGCCACCACAGGATTTCCTTTGGCATCCTGAGTCACCACATTCCCATTATAATCCACAACCAGGGATTGCACCTTTTGATCATAGAGGGCAAGCAGCTCGTTGGGTTCTTTGATGGATGAGATATCCATTACCGCTCCCAAAATCTTCTTCTTGGTATCCAGCTCTACCTGTTTATCCTGAGCAGGCTTAAGTCCTACGGAGGCAAGTGACAGCAGACCGCCCAAAACTACTGTTAGGACAATCGAAAATAAGATAATGTATGTATTAGACCGTTGCACGTTTTAATCTTCGTTTTTTGTTAGCATCTACTACGTAATAATCAATAAGTGGAGCGAAAACGTTCATAAACAGAATCGCCAGCATGATTCCCTCAGGATAAGCCGGATTCACCACTCTGATGAGCACTGTAAGCAATCCAATCAGGAAACCATAAATCCATTTGCCCACTTCAGTCTGTGCAGCAGATACAGGATCTGTTGCCATAAACACCGCTCCAAAGGCCAAACCGCCGATCACCAAATGGTACTCTGCGGGAAGTTCCATGTATGAGTTAGATCCTACAAGATTGAATACCACTCCCATGAAATAAGCTCCACCAAATACACTGGCAATGATTTTCCAGCTACCCACACCAGTTCCTATCAGAATCACCGCTCCGATCAGACACATTAAGGTAGAAGTTTCCCCGATGGATCCCGGGATCAGTCCCATAAATAGATTCCAGAAGGAATACATCCCGTCATACCAATGTGCCGACATATCCGCCATCATATTGGTGCCGTTAGAAACAGCTGTAGCTCCATAAGCCAAAACAGTAGCCCCACTGTAAGCATCCACAGGCTGCTTATCTCCAAAGTAAGTCCATACCTCGCCCGAAATATTAGATGGGTAAGCGAAATAAAGGAAAGCTCTTGCGGTAAGGGCCACATTCAGGATATTCATCCCGGTGCCACCGAAGGCCTCCTTGCCGATCACCACCGCAAAAATGGTGGCCAGGGCTACCTGCCATAAAGGAATGGTAGGAGGCATGATCAAGGCTATGAGCATACCAGTAACCAGATAACCCTCACTAATCGGGTGATTTCTGATCACACAAAAGGTAAATTCTGTAAGCAAACCCACTGAATAGGAAACGATAAGAATAGGAACTACCGCAATAGCTCCAATCAATAGCTTATCCAATAAAACAGCATCTTCACCCACAGAAATGAAATGTTGATGTCCAACATTCCACATACCGAATAGCAGGGCGGGAATCATAGCAATCACCACAGTGATCATGATACGCTTCAAATCCACAGCATCCTTAATCTGCGTGCCTTTATTGCCAGTGGTGAGGTCAGGTGCAAATGCGATGGTACGATGCCCTTCGTACAAAGTGTAGAATTTCTCCCACTTTCCGCCCTTCTCAAAATTTGGCTTTAGTTTATCAAACAGGTTTTGTAATGGCTTCATGTTTATGATTAGCTATTTTTTATCATTTCTATACCCTCCCTCAAAATCTTCTGTATCTCATTCTTAGAAGGATCTATGAACTCACACAGGGCCACATCCTCTTCTACCAGTTCAAAGATTCCAAGTGCCTCCATGTCATCATAATCCTCCGAGATAATCGCCTTGAAAAGATAAGTAGGTAAGATGTCCATCGGAAGGACTTTCTCAAACTCTCCGGAAACCACAAATGGACGATCTTCTCCGTGTGTATTGGTGTCAACCGTGTATTCTTTTCCTCTGCTCAGGAATGAGAGTAGACCGATCGCTTTATGAAAGCTCAGTTTTTTGGTAGATGGCTTGATCCATCCCAAAAACTCTTCATAGTCTCCTTCAGGAATAACTGTGACCTGGTTATGATAATACCCGAGATAACCTGCCTTACCGCAATTCTCACCTGTCAAAGGATTCCCTGCAATAAATCGCAAATGACCAGTAGGTACTTCGCTACCAAATAATTTTTCGAGCATCACACCAGAGTAAGTCTTTACATAACCTGGGTTTTTCACCTCAGAGCCTGTGACCGCCACGAGTTTAGATGCATCATATTTTCCTTCTAAGAACAGCTGGCCAATCTGAGCCACTCCGTACGGAGCCACTGTCCACACAATGTCTTTTTTGCTAATTGGATCCAGGTGATGAATCTGCACACCTACGTTTCCAGCAGGGTGAGGCCCTGAAAACTTATTCAGCTCTACACCATTGGCCTGAGCGAAAACCTGAGGAACCTCAGCTTGCCCATTGATATTGAGGTGCACCTTACCGGGTGTCAATTTCCTGAGAACATCCAGCCCTGCCTGAAAGAATTTTTCTTTGTCGCCCAACTGGAAGGCCACGTCTGGTGCCAGTGGATTGGTATCAAATGCCGAAATGAAGATCGCTTTGGGAGTATCCTCAGCATTGGCTACGATTCCGAATGGTCTCTGGATGATATTTGGCCATACCCCACCTGCCTGCATTTGCTCGAGGGCCTCCTCTTTAGACAAATTAGCCAGATCAGAAGTTGAGAAAGTCTTAAACTTCTCAAAAACCACTTCTTTGTCTGCCAGTATCTTTATCTCCAGTAGTTTTCTCTTTTCTCCGCGCTTAATTTCTACCACTTCACCACTTACAGGAGAGCAGTACTTCACACCTTCCGACATTTTATCGTATAGCATGGCTGTACCTGCCTTCACAGTATCTCCTTCTTTGACCAAAAGTTTTGGTCTGGACATGTTGATGAAATCGGTAGGTTTTAAAGCGTAAGTTTCTGAATGAGAAGACTCTGAGATTTTCTTTTCCGGTTTTCCGGCCAGGTTAATATCAAAACCTCTTTTTAGCTTTATCGTTTTCGACATTTTGTATAGTTGCGATCTACTTGAAAATCTGAGCAAAAATACAAAAAAAATGTTCAAATGAAATGTTTGGCAGCATCAATAGAAAACTGTTTTTCCACATCAGGAAAAGAGTCAGACTCCTGCCAACTGAGGCTCCTGCGCCTGTAAGAAATCCGCTACTTTTTCCATCAACCAGCGGGGCGTAGAAGTGGCTCCACAAATACCCACCCGATCCTCCTGACGAATCCAATCCAGGTCGATCTCAGTTTCATTTTCGATGAAGTAACTCCGGGTATTATTTTCCAGACATACATTATATAAAGCTCGGCCATTGGAACTCTTCTTTCCGGAAACAAAAAGCACGACATCATGCTTATGGGAAAACTCCACCATTTTGGGCTCCCTGTTCGAAACCTGACGGCAGATGCTGTCATTGGCGTTAAAGTCCTCTACTGTGAACTCACCCTTTTCCTTTTTAATTCGCTCCTCTATCAGCTCCTTGATGTGATAAAAGCCCTTGGTGCTTTTGGTGGTCTGACTGTACAGTGTGACTGGTCTGGCAAAATCAATCTGATCCAAATCCTCCTCTGAGGTGATAATAATCGCCTCATCATTGGTTTGTCCAGTCAGTCCGATCACTTCGGCATGTCCCGGCTTGCCATAGATGACCACCTGACCATTGCTGGTCACGGCTTTGTCGTAGGAGTGCTTAATTCTGTTTTGAAGTTTCAATACCACCGGACAGGAGGCATCAATCAGTTCAATGTTGTTTTTCAGAGCTGTTTCATAAGTCTCTGGTGGCTCACCATGTGCCCGGATCAGCACCTTACAGTCATGCAACTCCTCCAGTTCTTCTCTGGTAATGGTTCTCAAACCCTTGGCGTATAAGCGCTCTACTTCCATGGCATTGTGCACGATATCCCCGAGACAATAGAGCTCCTGCCCGCCTTCCATTTCGTCTTCGGCCATTTGTATGGCAAACTCAACTCCGAAACAATACCCTGAATGTGGATCTATCTCAACTTGCATGGATTTTCTCTTTGGCTAGGGATACAATTTTATGAACCTGATCGGCAAAAGTCAAATTTGAGGTATCTATT
The sequence above is drawn from the Marinoscillum sp. 108 genome and encodes:
- the argB gene encoding acetylglutamate kinase, translating into MKQPLNVIKIGGAVIEDPEKQKAFLDGFVALKGPKILVHGGGRIATEIGERLGMEAIMVEGRRVTDDATVDLVTMVYGGLVNKQMTAKLQSLGVNAIGLTGADGSIIRSVKRPVTNGVDYGWVGDPVEVNADFLTKMIEVGGVPVIAPLTHDGAGHILNTNADTIAGTIALAMAEFFEVNLALTFELDGVLADVNDPESLINPFKESFFIEMKESGAIHSGMIPKLENSFKALHSGVKGVRICKYDQINSNHGSLLQI
- a CDS encoding N-acetylornithine carbamoyltransferase; this translates as MRHFTSVNDVKDLDGFVQKALALKKSPFAHKHLGENKTLGLLFFNSSLRTRMSTQKAAANLGMNTMVMNVTQDSWQIEIEDGVVMDGGKAEHIREAAAVLGQYCDILGVRSFPALRDRKADYSEKIIKAFIQHSGVPIISLESATLHPLQSFADLVTISEFKKSPKPKVVLSWAPHINALPQAVSNSFSQWMTHADVDFSIVQPKGFELSDQFTKGAKIYYDQEEAFEGADFVYVKNWSSYKNYGEVGNYPKWMIDQSKLANTNHARVMHCLPVRRNVVIADEVLDSKSAIVIHQAANRVFSAQAVLKEMLENL
- the proC gene encoding pyrroline-5-carboxylate reductase, producing MELTDSNIAILGAGNLGIAIAQGIVEEQLKEAGQICLTRRNLDHVGYLKAKGFQVSSNNLEAVKQAKMVLLCVQPKQLPRLLEQINPGLTKDHLLVSVITGVSIAEIKSHLKLEVPVVRAMPNTAIAIGESMTCICSEDSKDDALAVQKIFNALGKTLIIEEKLMQAATVLGASGIAFFMRYLRAATQGGVQMGFHSEDAQMIAVQTAKGAASLILENGQHPEVEIDKVTTPEGCTIAGLNEMEHQGLSSALIKGLMVSYEKIKNIK
- the argC gene encoding N-acetyl-gamma-glutamyl-phosphate reductase, with the protein product MSKIRVGIYGAAGYTAGELMRLLVHHPNAEVVCAQSESQVAKKVTEIHTDLIGDTNLVFSAHLDYRNLDVLFLCKGHGESRVFLAGNPAPDTVKIIDLSNDFRLKDDADGFVYGLPELNGPAIPKATMIANPGCFATCIQVGLLPAAQAGIIQSEIHTTGITGSTGAGQSLSPTSHFSWRNQNMSVYKAFTHQHLDEIGESLTQLAGKSHVVNFIPFRGNFTRGIIATSYFETDASEAEAYALYEAFYKDQPFTHVTNRNPDLKMVVNTNKAVVYLKKEGNKLLAISMIDNLLKGASGQAVQNMNLIFGLEETAGLNLKPTGF
- the argG gene encoding argininosuccinate synthase: MSDQKKVLLAFSGGLDTTYCSLYLKELGYQVYTVTVNTGGFTKEELDKLEERSRSLGSESHSNVDVTEEFYQKAIKYLIAGNVLKNNTYPLSVSAERVFQATAIAKEAIRLGVDAIAHGSTGAGNDQVRFDMIFNILCPEKEIITPIRDKRLSREEEIQYLIDHGVSGNWEKSLYSVNQGLWGTSVGGKETLTSDQFLAEAAFPSQLKKTGEEVVEISFEGGEPVGLNGKSLTPVQCIEQLNTIASAYALGRDVHVGDTIIGIKGRVGFEAAAPVILIKAHHTLEKHVLTKNQLLMKDQLSLTYGNLLHEGHYLDPVMRDIESFYDSTQKYVTGTVKVHLAPYRFYVVGITSEHDLMQSSFGKYGEMNNSWSGEDVKGFSKIFGNQNMIYHKVHQTDE
- a CDS encoding GNAT family N-acetyltransferase — its product is MDKFVVSVADASHIHYAEQICDMIADSAEKRGTGIARRSTEYVQGKLADGKSVIALTKSGKLAGFCYIETWGHGKYVANSGLIVNPDYRNNGLAQAIKARAFKLSREKYPDAKLFGLTTSMAVMKINSDLGYRPVAFSELTDDEAFWKGCSSCVNYDILTRKNHQHCLCTGMLYDPEEKKRKWKQRSKKVQEKLMMWKQKVQIK
- a CDS encoding DUF502 domain-containing protein, with translation MYIQSLLRYFLRGLLLVTPVSLTVYIIVEMVKWTDSLLPISIPGLGMITVLFVTAFIGYLANTLFAKPFFDLFNDILKKIPIVSFLYTAINDLVTAFVGDKKKFDTPVLVPFDEHGMLYKPGFITQKDLSEIGLPGMVTVYLPHSYNFSGNVFIVDKSRLMTLEGSNTELMKYIVSGGVSGAIKRKP
- the nqrE gene encoding NADH:ubiquinone reductase (Na(+)-transporting) subunit E — its product is MEIFNIALKATFIDNMIFAYFLGMCSFLAVSKKVSTAFGLGLAVIFVLTITVPVNWLLQEYVLKEGALAWLGSDFATVDLTFLQFIMFIAVIASMVQLVEMVIEKFSPSLYGSLGIFLPLIAVNCAILGASLFMVQRDYTIAQATAYGFGSGLGWFLAIIALAAIREKLKYSSVPDGLKGLGITMLITGLMGLAFKSFIGIAL
- a CDS encoding NADH:ubiquinone reductase (Na(+)-transporting) subunit D, producing the protein MSTEALEAPEVKEEVKQPAEALFSKRRRRIVSDPLNEDNPITIQVLGICSALAITIKMEPTLVMSIAVVSVIVFSNLIISLMRNLIPGRVRIIVQLAIIATLVTLVSEVLKAYYFDMYKVLGAFVGLIITNCIVMGRLEAFAMANKPYDSILDGLGSGFGYAWIILVVAFFRELFGSGSIFDFKVFEAIGLPNFPTNGLMVDSIGAFMVLGILIWVQRSKTGYVEH
- the nqrC gene encoding NADH:ubiquinone reductase (Na(+)-transporting) subunit C yields the protein MGGLLSLASVGLKPAQDKQVELDTKKKILGAVMDISSIKEPNELLALYDQKVQSLVVDYNGNVVTQDAKGNPVVAEKVSIQKNYRLAAEDRLYPVFKFMNDQDPSKVEAYIFPMFGSGLWDWISGYLAVGSDLNTIRGVAFDHKQETPGLGARITSDVVQERFEGKELYNDNDELVSVKMVKGEGNPNLTAHEVDGMSGATLTGKGVNEMMVNYLTCYQGYIKKVKANGSSVAVN